A genomic window from Solanum stenotomum isolate F172 chromosome 10, ASM1918654v1, whole genome shotgun sequence includes:
- the LOC125878288 gene encoding homeobox protein knotted-1-like 3 isoform X3, with product MDMPDENSQILRTSLPEQSSSDVKPLEHQQTPMWLNREIRLPQSQYTVAGAGENLQSDSNQWLSRSILQRNISDVQASNDSELNKDEFGESEVVNWQNAGYKAEILAHPLFEQLLSAHVACLRIATPVDQLPRIDAQLAQSQQVVGKYSSLGHGNLADDKELDQFLTHYVLLLCSFKEQLQQHVRVHAMEAVMACWEIEQSLQSLTGVSPGEGTGATMSDDEDEQVDSDANLFEGSLDGHDSMGFGPLIPTESERSLMERVRQELKHELKQGYKEKLVDIREEILRKRRAGKLPGDTTSVLKAWWQSHSKWPYPTEEDKAKLVQETGLQLKQINNWFINQRKRNWHSNPSSSTALKSKRKR from the exons ATGGATATGCCGGATGAAAATTCACAAATTTTGAGAACTAGTTTACCGGAACAGTCATCGTCGGACGTCAAACCGCTAGAGCACCAGCAGACGCCGATGTGGCTCAACAGGGAAATACGTTTACCACAAAGTCAATATACTGTTGCCGGCGCTGGGGAGAATTTGCAGTCCGACTCAAACCAGTGGTTATCAAGGTCGATTTTACAGAGGAATATAAGCGATGTTCAGGCATCCAATGATTCCGAGTTGAATAAGGACGAGTTTGGTGAGAGTGAAGTCGTGAATTGGCAAAATGCGGGGTATAAAGCTGAAATTCTGGCACATCCATTGTTTGAGCAGTTGTTGTCAGCCCATGTGGCGTGCTTACGAATAGCAACGCCTGTAGATCAGTTGCCAAGGATTGATGCACAGCTGGCACAGTCGCAGCAAGTAGTAGGCAAATATTCCAGCCTTGGACATGGGAATCTTGCTGATGACAAGGAACTTGATCAGTTTTTG ACACATTATGTCCTGTTGCTTTGTTCTTTTAAAGAACAACTACAACAACATGTTCGTGTTCATGCAATGGAAGCAGTTATGGCTTGCTGGGAAATCGAGCAGTCGTTGCAAAGCTTAACTG GAGTTTCTCCAGGAGAAGGTACAGGTGCTACAATGtctgatgatgaagatgaaCAGGTGGATAGTGATGCCAATTTGTTTGAGGGAAGTTTAGATGGTCATGATAGCATGGGCTTTGGTCCTTTGATCCCAACAGAGAGTGAGAGATCATTGATGGAGCGTGTGAGGCAGGAGTTAAAGCACGAGTTGAAACAG GGTTACAAGGAAAAACTAGTGGATATTAGAGAGGAAATTCTTCGAAAGAGAAGGGCAGGAAAACTCCCCGGCGATACTACCTCTGTCTTGAAAGCTTGGTGGCAATCACACTCAAAGTGGCCATACCCCACT GAGGAAGATAAGGCAAAACTGGTACAAGAGACAGGTCTTCAACTAAAGCAGATAAATAATTGGTTTATTAACCAAAGGAAAAGGAACTGGCACAGTAATCCTTCCTCTTCTACAGCTTTGAAGAGCAAACGCAAAAG GTGA
- the LOC125842846 gene encoding uncharacterized protein LOC125842846 yields the protein MGQISAHFNLRPKRGLPSDTMTNPKSDNAQCIAILIRSGKVVGSGVSNDDNISSSKREVFDFESDKIAEELNNKTSNEVDDAPKNVVSGDAKKDVQFAKAMRDLVVSIHLIPYAISKKLGLGEPNSTTTRLLMADHSIKCPIGILYDILVKVDKFIFSADFVILDYEIDVEVPIVLCRLFLATEKALIDVESGELKF from the exons atgggtcaaatttctgCTCACTTCAATCTGAGGCCAAAACGGGGTCTTCCTAGTGATACCATGACAAATCCAAAGAGTGATAATGCACAATGCATTGCTATCTTGATCCGGAGTGGTAAGGTTGTGGGAAGCGGTGTGTCAAATGATGATAATATAAGTTCAAGTAAAAGGGAAGTTTTTGATTTTGAGAGTGATAAAATTGCCGAAGAGTTGAACAATAAAACTTCCAATGAGGTTGATGATGCACCAAAAAATGTTGTTTCTGGTGATGCTAAAAA GGATGTCCAATTCGCTAAAGCAATGCGTGATTTGGTGGTGAGTATACACTTGATTCCCTATGCCATTTCCAAAAAACTTGGGCTAGGTGAGCCTAACTCTACAACTACGCGTCTTCTCATGGCCGATCACTCTATCAAGTGCCCTATTGGCATCCTTTATGACATTTTGGTGAAGGTagacaaatttatattttcggCTGATTTTGTGATCCTAGATTATGAGATTGATGTTGAGGTCCCTATTGTTCTTTGTAGGCTATTCTTGGCTACCGAAAAAGCCCTTATTGATGTGGAAAGTGGTGAACTGAAATTTTGA
- the LOC125878288 gene encoding homeobox protein knotted-1-like 3 isoform X2 — protein MDMPDENSQILRTSLPEQSSSDVKPLEHQQTPMWLNREIRLPQSQYTVAGAGENLQSDSNQWLSRSILQRNISDVQASNDSELNKDEFGESEVVNWQNAGYKAEILAHPLFEQLLSAHVACLRIATPVDQLPRIDAQLAQSQQVVGKYSSLGHGNLADDKELDQFLTHYVLLLCSFKEQLQQHVRVHAMEAVMACWEIEQSLQSLTGVSPGEGTGATMSDDEDEQVDSDANLFEGSLDGHDSMGFGPLIPTESERSLMERVRQELKHELKQGYKEKLVDIREEILRKRRAGKLPGDTTSVLKAWWQSHSKWPYPTEEDKAKLVQETGLQLKQINNWFINQRKRNWHSNPSSSTALKSKRKRYYVS, from the exons ATGGATATGCCGGATGAAAATTCACAAATTTTGAGAACTAGTTTACCGGAACAGTCATCGTCGGACGTCAAACCGCTAGAGCACCAGCAGACGCCGATGTGGCTCAACAGGGAAATACGTTTACCACAAAGTCAATATACTGTTGCCGGCGCTGGGGAGAATTTGCAGTCCGACTCAAACCAGTGGTTATCAAGGTCGATTTTACAGAGGAATATAAGCGATGTTCAGGCATCCAATGATTCCGAGTTGAATAAGGACGAGTTTGGTGAGAGTGAAGTCGTGAATTGGCAAAATGCGGGGTATAAAGCTGAAATTCTGGCACATCCATTGTTTGAGCAGTTGTTGTCAGCCCATGTGGCGTGCTTACGAATAGCAACGCCTGTAGATCAGTTGCCAAGGATTGATGCACAGCTGGCACAGTCGCAGCAAGTAGTAGGCAAATATTCCAGCCTTGGACATGGGAATCTTGCTGATGACAAGGAACTTGATCAGTTTTTG ACACATTATGTCCTGTTGCTTTGTTCTTTTAAAGAACAACTACAACAACATGTTCGTGTTCATGCAATGGAAGCAGTTATGGCTTGCTGGGAAATCGAGCAGTCGTTGCAAAGCTTAACTG GAGTTTCTCCAGGAGAAGGTACAGGTGCTACAATGtctgatgatgaagatgaaCAGGTGGATAGTGATGCCAATTTGTTTGAGGGAAGTTTAGATGGTCATGATAGCATGGGCTTTGGTCCTTTGATCCCAACAGAGAGTGAGAGATCATTGATGGAGCGTGTGAGGCAGGAGTTAAAGCACGAGTTGAAACAG GGTTACAAGGAAAAACTAGTGGATATTAGAGAGGAAATTCTTCGAAAGAGAAGGGCAGGAAAACTCCCCGGCGATACTACCTCTGTCTTGAAAGCTTGGTGGCAATCACACTCAAAGTGGCCATACCCCACT GAGGAAGATAAGGCAAAACTGGTACAAGAGACAGGTCTTCAACTAAAGCAGATAAATAATTGGTTTATTAACCAAAGGAAAAGGAACTGGCACAGTAATCCTTCCTCTTCTACAGCTTTGAAGAGCAAACGCAAAAGGTATTATGTAAGTTGA
- the LOC125878288 gene encoding homeobox protein knotted-1-like 3 isoform X1, which produces MDMPDENSQILRTSLPEQSSSDVKPLEHQQTPMWLNREIRLPQSQYTVAGAGENLQSDSNQWLSRSILQRNISDVQASNDSELNKDEFGESEVVNWQNAGYKAEILAHPLFEQLLSAHVACLRIATPVDQLPRIDAQLAQSQQVVGKYSSLGHGNLADDKELDQFLTHYVLLLCSFKEQLQQHVRVHAMEAVMACWEIEQSLQSLTGVSPGEGTGATMSDDEDEQVDSDANLFEGSLDGHDSMGFGPLIPTESERSLMERVRQELKHELKQGYKEKLVDIREEILRKRRAGKLPGDTTSVLKAWWQSHSKWPYPTEEDKAKLVQETGLQLKQINNWFINQRKRNWHSNPSSSTALKSKRKREVISKLPWTSYQVSSYYLYVVYRKMDSFS; this is translated from the exons ATGGATATGCCGGATGAAAATTCACAAATTTTGAGAACTAGTTTACCGGAACAGTCATCGTCGGACGTCAAACCGCTAGAGCACCAGCAGACGCCGATGTGGCTCAACAGGGAAATACGTTTACCACAAAGTCAATATACTGTTGCCGGCGCTGGGGAGAATTTGCAGTCCGACTCAAACCAGTGGTTATCAAGGTCGATTTTACAGAGGAATATAAGCGATGTTCAGGCATCCAATGATTCCGAGTTGAATAAGGACGAGTTTGGTGAGAGTGAAGTCGTGAATTGGCAAAATGCGGGGTATAAAGCTGAAATTCTGGCACATCCATTGTTTGAGCAGTTGTTGTCAGCCCATGTGGCGTGCTTACGAATAGCAACGCCTGTAGATCAGTTGCCAAGGATTGATGCACAGCTGGCACAGTCGCAGCAAGTAGTAGGCAAATATTCCAGCCTTGGACATGGGAATCTTGCTGATGACAAGGAACTTGATCAGTTTTTG ACACATTATGTCCTGTTGCTTTGTTCTTTTAAAGAACAACTACAACAACATGTTCGTGTTCATGCAATGGAAGCAGTTATGGCTTGCTGGGAAATCGAGCAGTCGTTGCAAAGCTTAACTG GAGTTTCTCCAGGAGAAGGTACAGGTGCTACAATGtctgatgatgaagatgaaCAGGTGGATAGTGATGCCAATTTGTTTGAGGGAAGTTTAGATGGTCATGATAGCATGGGCTTTGGTCCTTTGATCCCAACAGAGAGTGAGAGATCATTGATGGAGCGTGTGAGGCAGGAGTTAAAGCACGAGTTGAAACAG GGTTACAAGGAAAAACTAGTGGATATTAGAGAGGAAATTCTTCGAAAGAGAAGGGCAGGAAAACTCCCCGGCGATACTACCTCTGTCTTGAAAGCTTGGTGGCAATCACACTCAAAGTGGCCATACCCCACT GAGGAAGATAAGGCAAAACTGGTACAAGAGACAGGTCTTCAACTAAAGCAGATAAATAATTGGTTTATTAACCAAAGGAAAAGGAACTGGCACAGTAATCCTTCCTCTTCTACAGCTTTGAAGAGCAAACGCAAAAG GGAAGTTATTAGCAAGCTTCCTTGGACGAGCTACCAAGTGTCCAGCTACTATCTGTATGTAGTATATAGAAAGATGGACTCATTCAGTTAA